The following proteins are encoded in a genomic region of Magallana gigas chromosome 1, xbMagGiga1.1, whole genome shotgun sequence:
- the LOC136275482 gene encoding piggyBac transposable element-derived protein 4-like, giving the protein MLSVTFFFCSFDLARKLIDLNTYLTGTLRSNRKIPLTIRNAHVGPGESVYVRQVEILAAAYRGRESKKPVRMISTFINAANSNGKPKIIQHYNMNMGGVDGADMMQHFYNDNRKSTKVWKKLAINIIHRMCSNAYILYRKNTSDAPVKSGLRFIQEVIEALSSEYLVGRDQPIRGMRQTRRDVTINHIQG; this is encoded by the coding sequence ATGTTGTctgtgactttttttttttgcagttttgACCTCGCAAGGAAATTAATAGACTTGAACACGTATTTGACAGGAACCTTAAGATCTAACCGAAAAATACCTTTAACAATCAGAAACGCCCATGTTGGACCTGGTGAAAGTGTGTATGTAAGACAAGTTGAAATTTTGGCAGCAGCGTACAGGGGGAGGGAGAGTAAAAAACCAGTTAGAATGATCAGTACTTTTATCAATGCAGCAAACTCAAATGGAAAGCCAAAAATAATACAACATTATAACATGAATATGGGGGGAGTGGATGGGGCAGATATGATGCAACACTTTTATAATGATAATCGCAAATCTACTAAAGTCTGGAAAAAACTTGCCATTAATATCATACATCGAATGTGCAGTAACGCCTACATCCTGTACAGAAAGAACACATCAGATGCACCAGTAAAATCCGGTCTGAGATTTATACAAGAGGTGATTGAGGCCCTAAGTAGTGAGTACCTGGTCGGCAGGGACCAGCCCATCAGAGGCATGAGGCAAACGAGACGGGACGTTACAATCAACCACATCCAAGGTTAA
- the LOC117685183 gene encoding P2X purinoceptor 7-like, protein MNEQTLRQVLIRAVEAEPDLMKSFIEGSRQDNNPSSEIAWCSCGRCQAFDDPRMNLCCCQSPCITSKPELRNLCLRHDVLEIANILNWSYRTNLEPSFAQSTFRNQAYRNFVLWQHSTLGAGRRVPVPSCVCVAIRRRFPQANGQYRGYHSANSDSE, encoded by the coding sequence ATGAATGAGCAGACACTACGCCAAGTTCTAATTAGAGCAGTTGAAGCTGAACCAGACTTGATGAAAAGTTTCATCGAAGGTTCAAGGCAGGACAATAACCCCAGCTCAGAAATAGCATGGTGTTCATGTGGGCGATGTCAAGCATTTGATGATCCTCGCATGAACCTATGTTGTTGCCAATCTCCATGCATAACTTCAAAACCAGAATTAAGAAATCTGTGTTTGAGGCATGATGTCTTGGAGATTGCCAACATTCTGAACTGGAGTTATCGTACCAACCTTGAACCTTCATTCGCTCAATCTACATTCCGGAACCAAGCGTACAGGAATTTTGTGCTATGGCAACACAGTACCCTGGGAGCAGGCAGGAGAGTGCCAGTGCCTTCATGTGTGTGCGTGGCAATCAGGAGGAGATTTCCACAAGCAAATGGACAATATAGGGGCTACCACTCCGCAAATTCAGACTCagaataa
- the LOC105338236 gene encoding uncharacterized protein isoform X1, producing MKFYININVALDGSLDSILYCSSVINMDFDRDVDDNVDHIHGEDEEMEEQYDNTDEVENIIKEIFGSSDDEHDEEDDGGSDDGDEEEKGNEMWQNISSDKDQEEMNILSDRRFVVGERELLDLLKRSTCKECGDPIIQSSIVEAEKIAAGIKYKYTCTNGHVGKWISTPFYGGRSAVAILLQLMVLLSGASWDQVNMGAKFINLAIGSARQFYRMQLQYRVAVQKVFTKHMEDIGDKLKEIPLSLAVDVRYDTPGFCANKSTAVFMDVNSKHIIHLEIGDSREVGRHSPKMERLLIERGLNYILNVSPYVVWEIISDASRNIISMMRTDPFKHLQHSLDIWHKAKKLAFLLGEIAKKAANKDLLPWIRPIINHFWYCCSASKGNVEKLLKKWFGILHHVTNQHIWPGGRCHHTENNLESLSSNRKWLHRNSSALQELRKAITNRDWCGSMAFYVNCRQTWAIENFFSHTLLHYVPKRVSYSYDSYTIRNMLAVMDHNNHLHRLPQVTESGLPYVYSHFSRKTKQWVAYEKKSIKEYSYIPGLIITCMKEIYGRSCAGYTRTRQSKDLDNISANLSGSANPGSRVLLAEMKSRKK from the exons gATAATACTGATGAAGTAGAAAATATCATAAAGGAGATATTTGGATCATCTGATGATGAACATGATGAAGAAGATGATGGTGGCAGTGATGATGGTGATGAAGAAGAAAAAGGGAATGAAATGTGGCAAAATATATCCAG TGATAAAGACCAGGAGGAGATGAACATATTGTCCGATAGAAGATTTGTTGTTGGGGAGAGGGAACTATTGGACCTATTGAAAAGGAGCACCTGTAAAGAGTGTGGCGATCCTATCATTCAATCCTCCATTGTTGAGGCAGAGAAAATAGCAGCAggaataaagtataaatataccTGCACT AATGGTCATGTTGGAAAGTGGATCTCAACACCATTTTATGGAGGCAGGAGTGCTGTTGCAATCCTGCTGCAACTAATGGTACTTCTGTCAGGAGCATCATGGGATCAGGTCAACATGGGTGCAAAATTTATTAATCTTGCAATTGGATCAGCAAGACAATTCTATAGAATGCAACTTCAATACAGA GTTGCAGTACAGAAAGTGTTCACTAAACACATGGAAGATATTGGTGACAAACTGAAAGAGATACCCCTGAGCCTGGCTGTGGATGTAAGATATGATACTCCAG ggTTTTGTGCCAACAAGTCTACAGCTGTCTTCATGGATGTAAATTCAAAACACATCATACATTTGGAGATTGGAGATTCTCGGGAGGTTGGACGACACAGTCCTAAAATGGAGAGGCTCCTGATTGAGAGAGGTCTTAACTACATTCTAAATGTATCACCGTATGTAGTGTGGGAAATAATTTCTGATGCTAGCAGAAATATAATTTCCATGATGc gCACTGACCCCTTCAAACATCTGCAGCACAGTTTAGACATCTGGCATAAAGCAAAGAAACTGGCCTTTCTGCTTGGAGAGATAGCCAAGAAGGCAGCAAACAAAGACTTACTACCGTGGATTCGTCCAATTATTAACCATTTTTGGTACTGCTGCAGCGCATCAAAAGGGAATGTAGAAAAGTTATTGAAAAAGTGGTTTGGCATTCTCCATCATGTCACCAACCAACACATTTGGCCTGGGGGAAG ATGTCATCATACTGAAAATAACTTGGAGTCCTTATCTTCAAATAGAAAATGGCTTCATAGAAATTCTTCTGCTCTTCAAGAACTAAG gAAAGCAATAACCAATAGGGATTGGTGTGGAAGTATGGCATTCTATGTCAACTGCCGGCAAACTTGGgcaattgaaaacttttttagCCATACCCTTTTACACTATGTTCCAAAAAGAGTGTCCTATAGCTATGATTCCTACACCATAAGAAACATGCTAGCTGTAATGGACCATAACAACCATCTTCATAGGCTACCACAGGTCACAGAGAGTGGTTTGCCCTATGTTTATTCCCACTTTTCACGGAAAACAAAGCAGTGGGTTGCATATGAAAAGAAGTCAATCAAAGAATACTCCTACATTCCAG gACTCATTATAACCTGCATGAAAGAAATATATGGGAGATCTTGTGCGGGTTATACAAGGACTAGGCAGTCAAAAGATCTTGACAACATATCTGCCAATTTATCCGGATCAGCAAATCCTGGGTCTCGGGTTTTACTTGCAGAAAtgaaaagcagaaaaaaatga
- the LOC105338236 gene encoding uncharacterized protein isoform X2: MDFDRDVDDNVDHIHGEDEEMEEQYDNTDEVENIIKEIFGSSDDEHDEEDDGGSDDGDEEEKGNEMWQNISSDKDQEEMNILSDRRFVVGERELLDLLKRSTCKECGDPIIQSSIVEAEKIAAGIKYKYTCTNGHVGKWISTPFYGGRSAVAILLQLMVLLSGASWDQVNMGAKFINLAIGSARQFYRMQLQYRVAVQKVFTKHMEDIGDKLKEIPLSLAVDVRYDTPGFCANKSTAVFMDVNSKHIIHLEIGDSREVGRHSPKMERLLIERGLNYILNVSPYVVWEIISDASRNIISMMRTDPFKHLQHSLDIWHKAKKLAFLLGEIAKKAANKDLLPWIRPIINHFWYCCSASKGNVEKLLKKWFGILHHVTNQHIWPGGRCHHTENNLESLSSNRKWLHRNSSALQELRKAITNRDWCGSMAFYVNCRQTWAIENFFSHTLLHYVPKRVSYSYDSYTIRNMLAVMDHNNHLHRLPQVTESGLPYVYSHFSRKTKQWVAYEKKSIKEYSYIPGLIITCMKEIYGRSCAGYTRTRQSKDLDNISANLSGSANPGSRVLLAEMKSRKK, encoded by the exons gATAATACTGATGAAGTAGAAAATATCATAAAGGAGATATTTGGATCATCTGATGATGAACATGATGAAGAAGATGATGGTGGCAGTGATGATGGTGATGAAGAAGAAAAAGGGAATGAAATGTGGCAAAATATATCCAG TGATAAAGACCAGGAGGAGATGAACATATTGTCCGATAGAAGATTTGTTGTTGGGGAGAGGGAACTATTGGACCTATTGAAAAGGAGCACCTGTAAAGAGTGTGGCGATCCTATCATTCAATCCTCCATTGTTGAGGCAGAGAAAATAGCAGCAggaataaagtataaatataccTGCACT AATGGTCATGTTGGAAAGTGGATCTCAACACCATTTTATGGAGGCAGGAGTGCTGTTGCAATCCTGCTGCAACTAATGGTACTTCTGTCAGGAGCATCATGGGATCAGGTCAACATGGGTGCAAAATTTATTAATCTTGCAATTGGATCAGCAAGACAATTCTATAGAATGCAACTTCAATACAGA GTTGCAGTACAGAAAGTGTTCACTAAACACATGGAAGATATTGGTGACAAACTGAAAGAGATACCCCTGAGCCTGGCTGTGGATGTAAGATATGATACTCCAG ggTTTTGTGCCAACAAGTCTACAGCTGTCTTCATGGATGTAAATTCAAAACACATCATACATTTGGAGATTGGAGATTCTCGGGAGGTTGGACGACACAGTCCTAAAATGGAGAGGCTCCTGATTGAGAGAGGTCTTAACTACATTCTAAATGTATCACCGTATGTAGTGTGGGAAATAATTTCTGATGCTAGCAGAAATATAATTTCCATGATGc gCACTGACCCCTTCAAACATCTGCAGCACAGTTTAGACATCTGGCATAAAGCAAAGAAACTGGCCTTTCTGCTTGGAGAGATAGCCAAGAAGGCAGCAAACAAAGACTTACTACCGTGGATTCGTCCAATTATTAACCATTTTTGGTACTGCTGCAGCGCATCAAAAGGGAATGTAGAAAAGTTATTGAAAAAGTGGTTTGGCATTCTCCATCATGTCACCAACCAACACATTTGGCCTGGGGGAAG ATGTCATCATACTGAAAATAACTTGGAGTCCTTATCTTCAAATAGAAAATGGCTTCATAGAAATTCTTCTGCTCTTCAAGAACTAAG gAAAGCAATAACCAATAGGGATTGGTGTGGAAGTATGGCATTCTATGTCAACTGCCGGCAAACTTGGgcaattgaaaacttttttagCCATACCCTTTTACACTATGTTCCAAAAAGAGTGTCCTATAGCTATGATTCCTACACCATAAGAAACATGCTAGCTGTAATGGACCATAACAACCATCTTCATAGGCTACCACAGGTCACAGAGAGTGGTTTGCCCTATGTTTATTCCCACTTTTCACGGAAAACAAAGCAGTGGGTTGCATATGAAAAGAAGTCAATCAAAGAATACTCCTACATTCCAG gACTCATTATAACCTGCATGAAAGAAATATATGGGAGATCTTGTGCGGGTTATACAAGGACTAGGCAGTCAAAAGATCTTGACAACATATCTGCCAATTTATCCGGATCAGCAAATCCTGGGTCTCGGGTTTTACTTGCAGAAAtgaaaagcagaaaaaaatga